Genomic window (Chloroflexaceae bacterium):
GGGCCACCTGGGCCGAGATTGACGCCGTGGAGTTGCTCGGAGTGCCGTAATTTTAGATTTTGGATTTTGGATTTTGGCACGGATAGGTCGTGCTTCTGCTGAGATATAAGGTGGGGAAACCTGGTTTCCCCCTACTCCCGCCGATGGAGCGCAATCCTCCGGGTTGCGCGCGGGGTTAGAGAGGGTCCTGGCTCTCCCAGAACGTAACCGGATGAATCTGGTTGTCCGATCACGCTCTATCCCTGCCGGACGGCTTTGCGGCGGGGCGCGGCGTACTCCGTCGGCTTAAGCAACCGTATGCAGAGGAACAGACAGACAAGCGTGAGGATCGCTGAGAGCGCAACGTAGACCATCCAGGGCGATGGCACGATGACCTCGCCCGTTCGCGTAGGGATGTCGAAGAAGAAGGGATTTTCGCCGCTGGCGAGCGAGGCCGCGGTGATGCCGAGGGCAATAAAGGGGTGAGTGGACAGGAACAGGCCCATCACATAAACATACCACGGTTCAAACGGGCCACTGAAGGCATCGGTGAGTGTGGAAATGATGACGTACAAAAACGGCACCCCCAGCAACAGAGCGATCACGATGCCCTGCGCCAGCACCGTGGCCGATAGGGTCGAACGCATCAGCCCCGATGCGAGTAAGCCGATGGTAGCGTAACATACGGCGGTGACCAGAACGCCGATGATGCCAATGATCAACTCTGCGCCGCTGACGCCGCCGAAGAGGAAGGACAGGCCCGCCAGCGGCAGGGCGGCGATGATCAGGAGCAGGGCGAAGGCCAGCGCCGCGACCAGTTTGCCCACGATGATCTGCCAGGGCGAGAGCAGCGAGATGAGCAGCAGATCGTAGGTCTGGCGCTCCTTCTCGCCGGAAATCGCCCCGGCGGTGAGCGCGGGGCTGATCAAGCAGACCTGCACCAGCGTTGCCCCCATGACGGTGAGGAAGATGCCTTTGCCGATGCCCCGACCGGCCTCGGGGTCGTTGATGCCGCGCTCGAACGTGCTGGCCGCCGCGGCATAGACCAGCAGAGTGACAATCGCGGTGATGGCGAGGTAGGCGACGAGAATAATCATCGCGCGCTGGCCGCGGATGCGCCCGCGCAACTCGCGGGTCAGGACGGGGTTTGAACGGAGGCGCATAGAGGCTCCTTTGTGCGACCTTTTGCGTTACTATTTGCGGTAAGGCGCGGAGGGCGCAGCCCTCTGCACCTCCCCTCCGGCAGTGGCATCGCCGGCCACGAAGACATCGCTTCGCTCACGGAACAGGGCCTCCAGGTTCCCCTGAATGGTGACAATTGCCCGAAACTGCTTCGTGTCGTCGGCCACTGGCATACCGTCGCTGTCGGGGTAGACGATCGGCGCGGTGGTCGCCGGCGTGCTGGGCATCATCCACACTCCTGGGATTATCTCTACTTTATCAATTCGCGCTAGCGTCACCTCAAGCGGGGTTTGGGGGCCGCAGGCTCCCAAAGATCTTCCCTTCCTGGTGCGGCGCAGTAAAGCCGCGCGGTGCCAGGAAGAGGAAAGCGTGGAGGAGTATAGCCCCTCCGAACCTCCTCGCAACGGAAACGGTGGCAGGCGACCAGGTAGAGTTATGACAAACACTTGTTGGATAGTATAACCTATGTGAAAACGCAGCGCCGATGCAAGGTCCGTCTCCAGCGGAGGGTTGGGGCGGCTACGCCGGTGGTTGCGGCGTCGCCGCAGGACTCCGGGTTTGACGGGGATCGGCCAGGCGCATACAATTGGCGAACGCGGCAGTTCAGCAGCAAAGGTCCGCTCTCTCCGGTTCACTTTACCACGACTATGCCCCGCAAGGCTTCCCACAACCAGCCTGAGAGTTCGCATCTCCCTCTCAATACGATCATTCAGGGCGACTGCGTCGAGGTGTTGAAGACCTTTCCCGACCGGTCGGTTGATCTGATCTTCGCTGATCCACCCTACAACTTGCAGCTTCGGCAGGAACTGCTGCGCCCGAACCAGACGGTGGTTGACGGGGTTGATGACGCGTGGGACCAGTTTGCCGACTTCGCCGAATATGACGCCTTTACGCGCGCCTGGCTCGGCGAATGCCGCCGCGTGCTGAAGGACGACGGGACGATCTGGGTGATCGGTTCGTACCACAATATCTTCCGCGTCGGGGCCATTCTGATGGATCTGGGATACTGGATTCTCAACGATGTCATCTGGCACAAAACCAACCCCATGCCCAATTTTCGCGGCACGCGCTTCCAGAATGCCACTGAGACCCTCATCTGGGCCAAAAAATCGGCCGAGCAGAAGAAGTACACCTTCAATTACCACGCCATGAAGCATCTGAATGATGAAAAGCAGATGCAGAACGTCTGGCGCATTCCCCTGTGCACCGGCCCGGAGCGGGTGAAGCTCAACGGCAAGAAGGCCCATTCCACCCAGAAACCTGAAGCGTTGCTGTACCGGGTGATCCTGGCCTCCAGCAATCCCGGCGATGTGGTGCTGGACCCGTTCTTCGGTGCCGGCACCACCGGCGCGGTGGCCCGCAAACTCGGTCGCAACTTCATCGGCATTGAACTCGAACCAGCCTACGTTGAGATTGCCCGGCGCAGGCTGGCGAGTCTGGCGATGCCCCTCTTCGGCGAGGCCGAACTGATCACCCGGTCCAGGCGCACCGCGCCGCGGGTCAGTTTCGGGCAACTGGTCGAGGCGCAGTACCTCGCGGTGGGCCAGCCGGTCTTCTCCAGGGATCGCCGGGTGGTGGCGACGGTCAAGGCCGACGGGCATCTGTTGTGGGGCGACGCCTCCGGCTCGATCCACCAGATCGCCGCCCTGGCGCAGAATAAGCCGGCCTTCAACGGCTGGGAGTTCTGGTACTGCGAGGATGAGTCAGGCAACCTGGTGAGCATTGATGCGCTGCGCGAGCGGTACCGGATGGAGCATGACCCGGAACAGGTCGAACAACCAGACATAGTGAGCGCCTGATGCTCCTTCACGGCGAGGAACGAGGGTTTCTGGGAGGGCGCAGCCCTCCCAGACCCTCCCTTCCGGCAGGAGCATGGGGAAATCTGGTTTCCCCATTTTCACATCAGGATAAACCTATGAACAACCCCCGTCTCTGGCCCTGGTTGATCGGCGCGGCGACGCTGGCGGCGCTGCTGGGCGCGGCGGGCCTGAGCGTCGTGCTGGCGTGGGAGTTGCGCGCCGGGCTGGAGCAGGGGGTCCCCTTTCGCGCCGCGCTATGCATGGGTTGCACCATGATCGGCGCCCTGGGCGGCGCGGTCGGGCTGCTGGTGGTGCTCACGCGCCGCTTTATTGACGGGCGCGGGCCGCAGCGGGTGGTCCTGGTCAGCGGCCTGGCCCTGTTGATGGGCCTGGCGCCCCTGGTGATAATTATGGTGGTCTATTTGCTGGTCAGCGGGCGCGGGCCATAGAAGATATGGGGAAACCCGGTTTCCCTACACCCCTGCGGGAGATAGGGTTTTCCTGGGAGGGCGTTACCCTCCCCGACCCTCCCCGGCGGCAATAGGGAAACCCGGTCCCCCCCGCGGGCAGGGGGATGGGGAAACCTGGTTTCCCCCAAGCTCACACCAGTTCCTCAGCCATATCAATGGCCCGCAGCAGCGCCGCGGCCTTGTTGCAACTCTCCTGGTACTCGGCCTCGGGGTCGCTGTCGGCCACGACGCCGCCGCCGGCCTGCATGTAGGCGACGCCGTTCTGGATGACCAGGGTGCGCAGGGCGATGCAGGTATCGAGGTCGCCGTTGAAGCCGACGTGGCCCACGCAGCCGGCATAGACGCCGCGGCGCGCGCCTTCGAGTTCGGCGATGATCTCCATGGCGCGGATCTTGGGCGCCCCGCTCACCGTGCCCGCCGGGAAGCAGGCCCGCAACGCGTCGAGGGCGGTCATATCGCTCCGCAGGCGCCCGGTGACGTGGCTCACCAGGTGCATCACGTGGCTGTACTTCTCGACGATCATGAAGGTGGGTACGCGCACCGTGCCCGGCTCGCTCACCCGCCCGAGGTCGTTGCGCCCCAGGTCCACCAGCATCAGATGCTCGGCGCGCTCCTTCTCGTCGTTCAGCAACTCCTCGGCCAGGGCGGCGTCTTCGGCCATGTCGCGCCCGCGGC
Coding sequences:
- a CDS encoding DNA methyltransferase, with translation MPRKASHNQPESSHLPLNTIIQGDCVEVLKTFPDRSVDLIFADPPYNLQLRQELLRPNQTVVDGVDDAWDQFADFAEYDAFTRAWLGECRRVLKDDGTIWVIGSYHNIFRVGAILMDLGYWILNDVIWHKTNPMPNFRGTRFQNATETLIWAKKSAEQKKYTFNYHAMKHLNDEKQMQNVWRIPLCTGPERVKLNGKKAHSTQKPEALLYRVILASSNPGDVVLDPFFGAGTTGAVARKLGRNFIGIELEPAYVEIARRRLASLAMPLFGEAELITRSRRTAPRVSFGQLVEAQYLAVGQPVFSRDRRVVATVKADGHLLWGDASGSIHQIAALAQNKPAFNGWEFWYCEDESGNLVSIDALRERYRMEHDPEQVEQPDIVSA
- a CDS encoding ABC transporter permease; the encoded protein is MRLRSNPVLTRELRGRIRGQRAMIILVAYLAITAIVTLLVYAAAASTFERGINDPEAGRGIGKGIFLTVMGATLVQVCLISPALTAGAISGEKERQTYDLLLISLLSPWQIIVGKLVAALAFALLLIIAALPLAGLSFLFGGVSGAELIIGIIGVLVTAVCYATIGLLASGLMRSTLSATVLAQGIVIALLLGVPFLYVIISTLTDAFSGPFEPWYVYVMGLFLSTHPFIALGITAASLASGENPFFFDIPTRTGEVIVPSPWMVYVALSAILTLVCLFLCIRLLKPTEYAAPRRKAVRQG